One stretch of Pomacea canaliculata isolate SZHN2017 linkage group LG11, ASM307304v1, whole genome shotgun sequence DNA includes these proteins:
- the LOC112575947 gene encoding putative P2Y purinoceptor 10, with protein MTGFTGFMWVSQFITCIIACERCFCVFSPFKAQKYFKTSTMAAVIGVSSVLLVGGITLIAGHKHTFTCVFDPVTNETGMANSYTSFYLDHKYVFDIIDVFIYAVIFTIALLFVIIITSIVTVVKLYEASRWRQQNGMGLSSTSKETKDSSSRLSIKEVAITRMLLASSLLFIVCFSPVVLLQLSIFLVPQLSMSGRYYNLLSVMWRLVSVLRMVNCSLNFIIYYLMGSRFRTTLWELLGVTSRLKGTGN; from the exons ATGACAGGGTTCACAGGGTTCATGTGGGTTTCTCAGTTCATCACGTGCATCATCGCGTGCGAGCGGTGTTTCTGCGTGTTCAGCCCCTTCAAGGCTCAGAAATACTTCAAGACCTCCACCATGGCCGCCGTCATCGGCGTGTCCAGCGTCCTTCTGGTGGGCGGCATCACCCTCATCGCCGgccacaaacacacttttaccTGCGTCTTTGATCCGGTGACTAACGAGACCGGCATGGCCAACAGCTATACCAG tttttatttggATCACAAGTATGTATTTGACATTATCGACGTCTTTATCTACGCTGTTATTTTCACCATCGCTCTCCTCttcgtcatcattatcacctCTATCGTCACTGTCGTCAAACTGTACGAGGCGTCCCGGTGGCGACAACAGAACGGCATGGGGTTATCGTCGACGAGCAAGGAAACGAAGGACTCGTCGTCACGCCTCTCCATCAAAGAGGTGGCCATCACCAGGATGCTGCTGGCGTCGTCGCTGTTGTTCATCGTCTGCTTCTCGCCCGTCGTCTTGCTACAGCTCTCCATCTTCCTCGTGCCCCAGCTGAGCATGTCCGGGCGCTACTATAACCTTCTGTCCGTAATGTGGAGACTGGTTTCGGTCCTTCGTATGGTCAACTGCTCTCTGAACTTTATCATCTACTACCTCATGGGATCGCGCTTTCGCACAACACTTTGGGAACTTCTAGGTGTTACAAGTCGTCTTAAAGGAACAGGCAACTGA